A stretch of DNA from Gottschalkia acidurici 9a:
TGCTTTTTTGTTTATATTTTTTATTTCTTTATATTATTTTTGTTTACTTATAAATTGTGGATTAAGCTGTTTATAAATTTAAATGATTGGAGGTAAATGAATGGGATTAACCTTAGATGAAGTCTGGAGTAATTCGCTAAAAATAATAAGAACGGAACTAACAGAAGTAAGCTTCAATACATGGCTAAAATCTGTAGAGCCTATAACTATGAATGATAATCATATAGTACTAGGAGCTCCAAACGAGTTTACTAAGAGCATACTAGAAGCTAGATACTTAACACTTATAAGAAATGCTATAAAAGAAGTCTCTGGTACAGACTATGATATAAACTTTTTGATTCCAGGTGAAGAGATCAATAATGATTTAGGGCATCAAAACAATCAAGTCCAAGATATTGTATCCTCTAAATCTCAACTAAATCCTAAGTATATATTTGATACATTCGTTATAGGAAATAGTAATAGATTCGCCCATGCTGCATCACTAGCAGTTGCTGAAGCTCCAGCTATGGCATATAATCCATTGTTCATCTATGGAGGAGTTGGTCTAGGTAAAACCCACCTAATGCATGCTATAGGTCACTATATTTTAAGCCAAAATCCGAGCGCAAGTGTAGTATATGTATCATCTGAAAAATTCACTAATGAACTCATAAACTCTATTAGGGACGATAAGAACGTAGAGTTTAGAAGTAAGTACAGAAATGTAGATGTGCTATTAATAGATGATATTCAATTTATAGCTGGAAAAGAACGAACTCAAGAAGAATTTTTTCATACATTTAATGCTCTACACGATGCCAATAAACAAATTATTATCTCAAGCGATAGACCCCCTAAGGAGATACCAACCTTAGAGGATAGACTGCGTTCGAGATTTGAATGGGGGCTT
This window harbors:
- the dnaA gene encoding chromosomal replication initiator protein DnaA — its product is MGLTLDEVWSNSLKIIRTELTEVSFNTWLKSVEPITMNDNHIVLGAPNEFTKSILEARYLTLIRNAIKEVSGTDYDINFLIPGEEINNDLGHQNNQVQDIVSSKSQLNPKYIFDTFVIGNSNRFAHAASLAVAEAPAMAYNPLFIYGGVGLGKTHLMHAIGHYILSQNPSASVVYVSSEKFTNELINSIRDDKNVEFRSKYRNVDVLLIDDIQFIAGKERTQEEFFHTFNALHDANKQIIISSDRPPKEIPTLEDRLRSRFEWGLIADIQAPDLETRIAILRKKAQMENIDVPNDVMIYIATKIKSNIRELEGALIRIVAYSSLTNRDVTIDLAEEALKDILSSSKPKEVNVDFIKEIVSKHMDIKMEDFNSKKRTRNISYPRQIAMYLSRELTDLSLPKIGDEFGGRDHTTVIHAYEKISNDIESDSEFRKKVNQIIEEIKGE